The genomic stretch ATGCAGAACAAGGATTATTCAGGCGTATGGGAGTTGTTTGTTCCTGGAGTGACAGAGGGTGAACTTTACAAGTATCACATAGTGTCGTCCGTAGGTGGTTATTCGGTAGACAAGGCGGATCCTTACGGTTTTGCGGCTGAACTTAGGCCGCGGACTGCCTCAAAAGTTTGGAATGTAGACAAATACAAGTGGCACGACTTGCAGTGGATGAGTTCCCGCTCTGAAAGAAACAATATTAATGCGCCAATCAGCATTTATGAAGTGCATCTCGGCTCATGGATGCGCTGTCCCGAGCAGGGGAATCGATGGTTATCATACAGGGAGCTCGCAAGTATACTCTCTGCGTATGTAGTGAAAATGGGTTTTACTCACGTTGAATTTCTCCCCGTTTCAGAGCATCCCTTCGATGCCTCTTGGGGTTATCAAACGGTAGGGTATTTTGCGCCTACTAGCCGTTTCGGAAGTCCTGACGATTTTAAGTATTTGGTGGATTGTCTTCATCAAAATGGCATAGGAGTAATTTTAGATTGGGTGCCTGGTCACTTCCCATACGACGAGCAT from Deltaproteobacteria bacterium encodes the following:
- the glgB gene encoding 1,4-alpha-glucan branching enzyme, encoding MLKTNADSLTEFDLYLLREGTHYCSYEKMGAHVGLSNGVAGTTFAVWAPNAASVSVIGDFNSWNNSSHVMQNKDYSGVWELFVPGVTEGELYKYHIVSSVGGYSVDKADPYGFAAELRPRTASKVWNVDKYKWHDLQWMSSRSERNNINAPISIYEVHLGSWMRCPEQGNRWLSYRELASILSAYVVKMGFTHVEFLPVSEHPFDASWGYQTVGYFAPTSRFGSPDDFKYLVDCLHQNGIGVILDWVPGHFPYDEHGIGFFDGTHLFEHSDPKQRVHPDWDTSIFNYGRHEVANFLISNALFWLEKYHIDGLRVDAVASMLYLDYSRKEGEWIPNPYGGRENIEAINFLRKFNEQVYSKFPGIITIAEESTAWP